One stretch of Cygnus olor isolate bCygOlo1 chromosome 1, bCygOlo1.pri.v2, whole genome shotgun sequence DNA includes these proteins:
- the TCEANC gene encoding transcription elongation factor A N-terminal and central domain-containing protein: MSDQKIIVHRARCIEKLLSGNNFQDIEDHLKELEDVDMTIEYLQGTEVTKAVYRVLKSCPSVELKKKAKQLLSKWKALYKNNCVQSVQVKKSVSGNVKEELEHLGVTPGEQLLSEGPSQQEVLDAAPSQVLVPSQSVKNVVCSQPEGSLEQLSPFEDQCIDNRDSKPLVNEVSLQQDHVRALRCKCADLLYKAMSDSAKDKEETDKWLELSKEIEEHIFALHSKNDRKYKNCIRSKISNLKNPKSSHLKCNLFSGTLSPKAFAEMTVMEMASDELKQLRALYTESSVQEHQLPQVINGTQTNKIKCRRCEKFDCTVTMIARGTLFLPGWVRNTNPDEQMLTYVICNECGEQWYHSRWICL, encoded by the coding sequence atgtctgaCCAGAAAATTATTGTACACAGAGCCCGTTGTATCGAAAAGCTACTCTCTGGAAACAATTTCCAAGATATTGAGGATCATCTTAAAGAGCTTGAAGATGTTGATATGACTATTGAATATCTTCAGGGGACAGAAGTTACCAAGGCTGTATACAGAGTACTCAAGAGCTGCCCTTCAGTAGAgttgaagaagaaagcaaagcagctgttgTCGAAGTGGAAGGCACTTTACAAGAATAACTGTGTTCAGTCAGTGCAAGTTAAGAAGTCAGTTTCTGGAAATGTGAAAGAGGAACTTGAACATCTCGGTGTGACTCCTGGAGAACAGTTGCTGTCTGAAGGACCAAGTCAGCAGGAAGTATTAGATGCTGCCCCTTCTCAAGTTTTGGTCCCATCACAATCCGTTAAAAATGTGGTATGCAGTCAGCCAGAAGGTAGCTTGGAACAGCTCTCCCCTTTTGAGGACCAATGTATTGATAACAGAGATTCTAAACCTCTTGTTAATGAAGTAAGCTTGCAGCAGGATCACGTGAGAGCTCTGAGGTGTAAATGTGCAGATCTTCTTTATAAAGCTATGAGTGATTCTGccaaagacaaagaagaaactgaTAAATGGCTAGAGCTATCTAAAGAAATCGAAGAACATATTTTTGCTCTTCattctaaaaatgacagaaagtaTAAAAATTGCATCAGAAGTAAAATCTCTAACCTGAAGAACCCTAAAAGTAGCCACTTAAAATGTAACCTTTTTTCGGGGACTTTGAGTCCAAAGGCTTTTGCTGAGATGACAGTGATGGAAATGGCCAGTGATGAACTGAAACAGCTCAGGGCCTTGTACACAGAGTCATCTGTGCAGGAACATCAGCTTCCACAAGTTATTAACGGCACtcagacaaacaaaataaagtgtaGGCGCTGTGAAAAATTTGATTGTACTGTCACTATGATTGCCAGAGGAACTCTCTTTCTTCCAGGTTGGGTGCGAAACACAAATCCAGATGAACAAATGTTGACTTATGTTATTTGTAATGAATGTGGAGAACAATGGTATCACAGCAGGTGGATTTGTTTGTAA